The Aeromicrobium senzhongii genome includes a window with the following:
- a CDS encoding S9 family peptidase encodes MTDSYPRLAARTLRFTLGIPRNVTVSPDGATVRFIRTPDGVTRSGQLWELDVASGAESLLVDPQDVLAGADEDLSPEERSRRERARESAGGLVSYDVDGTGRWACFTLSGRLFAVHLGANAVRELPATGAVIDPRLDPTGRHVAYANSAGELRVVDVAGTQDRALVSPETPTQAWGRAEFIAAEEMDRMRGFWWAPDGRSLLVERYDDAEVPVWHIADPANPDRPAVEQRYPAAGTPNSIVTLWHVTLDGSAPTEVTWDHAAFEYLARIDWSEGSDPVLQVLSRDQRRSLVLEVDPATGATRTLRELADDAWVELSSAPRRGPGGRLVTVEDVDGRRRVCVDGTAISGDTWQVRSIVDVSDSGVLVTASDEPTEVHVVRISFDGSTDVLTQGRAVHGAVSGGGTTVIVRSELESTTTTVTVHAPGREPASIRVLSEPAPLTPEVELVRLGDRELRAAVLFPRDHVPGSRRLPLLMDPYGGPHAQRVLASGRMFLEAQWMADQGFCVVVADGRGTPGRGSAWEREIHHRFAEVTLQDQVDAVAAIAERHPDDVDAGRVGITGWSYGGYLAALAVLARPDVFHAAVAGAPVTEWRLYDTCYTERYLGHPATDPQVYDENSLLPLAPRLERPLMLIHGLADDNVVAAHTLRLSSALLAAGRAHTVLPLSGVTHMTPQEEVAENLKLIQMEFLRQQLA; translated from the coding sequence ATGACCGACTCCTACCCCCGGCTCGCGGCGCGCACCCTGCGTTTCACCCTCGGCATCCCGCGGAACGTGACCGTCTCGCCCGATGGCGCGACCGTCCGCTTCATCCGCACGCCCGACGGCGTCACGCGCTCGGGCCAGCTGTGGGAGCTCGACGTCGCCTCCGGTGCCGAGTCACTGCTGGTGGACCCCCAGGACGTGCTCGCCGGGGCCGACGAGGACCTGTCCCCCGAGGAGCGATCGCGGCGCGAGCGGGCGCGCGAGTCGGCCGGCGGGCTGGTCTCCTACGACGTCGACGGCACCGGGCGGTGGGCGTGCTTCACGCTGTCGGGGCGACTGTTCGCGGTCCACCTGGGAGCGAACGCCGTGCGCGAGCTGCCCGCGACGGGCGCTGTCATCGATCCTCGTCTGGACCCGACGGGTCGCCACGTCGCGTACGCCAACTCGGCCGGAGAGCTGCGCGTCGTCGACGTGGCGGGCACGCAGGACCGTGCTCTCGTGTCACCCGAGACGCCGACCCAGGCCTGGGGCCGTGCGGAGTTCATCGCCGCCGAGGAGATGGACCGCATGCGCGGGTTCTGGTGGGCGCCGGACGGTCGATCGCTGCTGGTCGAGCGGTACGACGACGCCGAGGTGCCCGTCTGGCACATCGCCGACCCGGCCAACCCCGATCGCCCGGCCGTCGAGCAGCGCTACCCCGCCGCGGGCACGCCGAACAGCATCGTCACCCTGTGGCACGTCACCCTCGACGGCTCCGCGCCGACCGAGGTGACGTGGGACCACGCGGCCTTCGAGTACCTCGCCCGGATCGACTGGTCCGAGGGCTCCGACCCGGTGTTGCAGGTGCTCAGCCGCGACCAGCGGCGCAGTCTCGTGCTCGAGGTCGATCCGGCCACGGGTGCCACCCGCACCCTGCGCGAGCTCGCCGACGACGCCTGGGTCGAGCTGTCCTCGGCTCCCCGGCGCGGTCCGGGCGGGCGTCTCGTCACCGTGGAGGACGTCGACGGCCGTCGCCGCGTGTGCGTCGACGGCACCGCCATCAGCGGCGACACGTGGCAGGTCCGCTCGATCGTCGACGTCTCCGACTCCGGCGTCCTCGTCACCGCGTCCGACGAGCCCACCGAGGTGCACGTCGTCCGCATCAGTTTCGACGGCTCGACCGACGTGCTCACCCAGGGGCGCGCCGTCCACGGCGCGGTCTCCGGCGGGGGCACGACCGTCATCGTCCGCAGTGAGCTCGAGTCGACGACCACCACGGTCACCGTGCACGCGCCCGGCCGCGAGCCGGCGTCGATCCGGGTCCTGTCCGAGCCCGCTCCCCTCACGCCAGAGGTCGAGCTGGTCCGGCTCGGTGACCGCGAACTGCGAGCCGCGGTGCTGTTCCCCCGCGACCACGTGCCCGGCTCGCGGCGGCTGCCGCTGCTGATGGACCCCTACGGCGGTCCCCACGCCCAGCGCGTGCTGGCCTCGGGACGGATGTTCCTCGAGGCCCAGTGGATGGCCGACCAGGGCTTCTGCGTCGTGGTCGCCGACGGCCGCGGCACGCCGGGGCGCGGCTCGGCCTGGGAGCGCGAGATCCACCACCGCTTCGCCGAGGTGACCCTGCAGGACCAGGTCGACGCCGTGGCGGCGATCGCCGAGCGCCACCCGGACGACGTCGACGCCGGGCGGGTCGGCATCACCGGCTGGTCCTACGGCGGGTACCTCGCGGCACTGGCCGTGCTGGCACGTCCGGACGTCTTCCACGCGGCGGTCGCCGGGGCGCCCGTCACCGAGTGGCGGCTCTACGACACCTGTTACACCGAGCGTTACCTGGGACATCCCGCCACGGACCCGCAGGTCTACGACGAGAACTCACTGCTGCCGCTGGCGCCGCGGCTCGAGCGTCCGCTGATGCTGATCCACGGGCTCGCCGACGACAACGTCGTCGCAGCGCACACCCTGCGGCTGTCCTCCGCACTGTTGGCGGCAGGACGAGCGCACACGGTGCTGCCGTTGTCCGGAGTCACCCACATGACGCCTCAGGAAGAGGTCGCCGAGAACCTCAAGCTCATACAGATGGAGTTCCTGCGGCAGCAACTGGCTTGA
- a CDS encoding VanW family protein: MSRRRLLAVTGGVVAVLAAAYVGGYVLTGQRLPADTTIAGVDVGGKSPDEAEAALTRGLAERVEEPIVATFEEQKFELDPEQAGLAVDVPASVRAAGGRSWDPRDMIALFAGGSDHDPQLRVDDTKLAAAVASVAETVDQPVVQAQITFPDAKPKARQPKPGNQVPQDEFAQTIRESWLTSEDPIRVPVAAVAPAVDRAGLERAMREIAQPAVSAPVTLKVGSSRADLPVTAYAPALSIVVRDGAMVPTIDAKDLAGPLTSSVTGIGRRAVDASFRFEGGRPVVVPSKAGIGLDPKTMAEQLVPVLTKTGDQRVITVEATTVQPDFTTQDAEALGIKERIGSFTTEYPHADYRNTNQAEAARRIDGTILKPGETFSFNETVGERTAANGFVSGFVINGGVFREELGGGVSQVATTAYNAAFFAGLDDVEHHPHAFYIDRYPVGREATIYYGSLDLRFRNPYKTGVVIRAWVDKSSPGSSGRMNVEIYGTKVYEVKSRQSKRYNFREPGTQYDDTPACVSQSPVTGFDIDIHRDFYQGGKRVKTEKDTAYYQAADRVICGKKPKSD, from the coding sequence GTGAGCCGGCGTCGTCTGCTGGCCGTGACCGGGGGAGTCGTGGCCGTCCTGGCTGCCGCGTACGTGGGCGGATACGTCCTCACCGGCCAGCGCCTGCCGGCCGACACGACCATCGCCGGTGTCGACGTCGGCGGCAAGAGTCCCGACGAGGCCGAGGCGGCTCTGACTCGCGGGCTGGCCGAGCGGGTCGAGGAGCCGATCGTCGCGACGTTCGAGGAGCAGAAGTTCGAGCTCGACCCCGAGCAGGCGGGACTGGCGGTCGACGTGCCCGCCAGCGTCCGGGCGGCCGGCGGGCGCTCGTGGGACCCGCGCGACATGATCGCCCTGTTCGCCGGCGGCTCCGACCACGACCCGCAGTTGCGCGTCGACGACACGAAGCTCGCTGCCGCCGTCGCATCGGTCGCCGAGACCGTGGACCAGCCCGTCGTGCAGGCGCAGATCACGTTCCCCGACGCGAAGCCGAAGGCGCGTCAGCCCAAGCCCGGCAACCAGGTTCCCCAGGACGAGTTCGCCCAGACGATCCGCGAGTCGTGGCTGACGAGCGAGGACCCGATCCGGGTGCCGGTCGCGGCCGTGGCTCCCGCCGTCGACCGAGCCGGACTCGAGCGCGCCATGCGCGAGATCGCGCAGCCTGCCGTCTCCGCACCCGTCACGCTGAAGGTCGGCTCGAGCCGGGCCGATCTGCCGGTCACCGCCTACGCGCCGGCCCTGTCGATCGTCGTCCGTGACGGCGCGATGGTGCCGACGATCGACGCGAAGGACCTGGCCGGTCCACTGACCAGCTCCGTGACCGGCATCGGCCGTCGGGCCGTCGACGCGTCGTTCCGCTTCGAGGGCGGCCGCCCCGTCGTCGTGCCCAGCAAGGCCGGCATCGGTCTCGACCCCAAGACGATGGCCGAGCAGCTCGTGCCGGTGCTGACGAAGACTGGCGACCAGCGCGTGATCACGGTCGAGGCCACCACCGTCCAGCCGGACTTCACCACCCAGGACGCCGAGGCGCTCGGCATCAAGGAGCGGATCGGCAGCTTCACCACCGAGTACCCGCACGCCGACTACCGCAACACCAACCAGGCCGAGGCGGCCCGCCGGATCGACGGCACGATCCTGAAGCCCGGCGAGACGTTCAGCTTCAACGAGACCGTCGGCGAGCGCACTGCCGCGAACGGCTTCGTCTCGGGCTTCGTCATCAACGGGGGAGTGTTCCGCGAGGAGCTCGGTGGCGGCGTCTCGCAGGTCGCCACGACCGCCTACAACGCGGCGTTCTTCGCCGGTCTCGACGACGTCGAGCACCACCCCCACGCGTTCTACATCGACCGCTATCCGGTGGGCCGCGAGGCGACGATCTACTACGGCAGCCTCGACCTGCGCTTCCGCAACCCCTACAAGACCGGCGTCGTGATCCGGGCCTGGGTCGACAAGAGCAGCCCGGGCTCGTCGGGACGGATGAACGTCGAGATCTACGGCACCAAGGTGTACGAGGTGAAGTCGCGCCAGAGCAAGCGGTACAACTTCCGCGAGCCCGGCACGCAGTACGACGACACCCCGGCCTGCGTCTCGCAGTCGCCGGTGACGGGCTTCGACATCGACATCCACCGCGACTTCTACCAGGGCGGCAAGCGGGTCAAGACAGAGAAGGACACCGCGTACTACCAGGCCGCCGACCGCGTCATCTGCGGCAAGAAGCCGAAGAGCGACTGA
- the mshB gene encoding N-acetyl-1-D-myo-inositol-2-amino-2-deoxy-alpha-D-glucopyranoside deacetylase — protein MPDRRLLLVHAHPDDESIGSGLAMAKYAAEGAQVTLVTCTLGEHGEVLVPELEHLAAEREDNLGPHRLGELSDAMAHLGVKDFRRLGGDGTYRDSGMVWDENGNAAAMDDIDSRAFWRADLLEAATHLVAVIREVRPQVLVTYDEFGAYGHPDHIQAHRVAHYAAALAAVPSYRRDLGEAWDIPKIYWTAESASRLREASEQLAQAGQEMPFQFDLDHLPPMFAEDEDLSAAISSAPEHVQAKLDAMRAHATQITPDGQFFAMGMDLAAITWGTEYYRLAKGVAGPVGESGFEEDLFAGLG, from the coding sequence ATGCCCGATCGCCGCCTGCTGCTGGTCCATGCCCATCCTGACGACGAGTCCATCGGCTCAGGGCTCGCGATGGCGAAGTACGCCGCCGAGGGAGCCCAGGTGACGCTCGTGACCTGCACGCTGGGCGAGCACGGTGAGGTGCTCGTGCCCGAGCTGGAGCACCTGGCCGCCGAGCGCGAGGACAACCTCGGCCCCCATCGCCTCGGCGAGCTGAGCGACGCGATGGCGCACCTGGGTGTCAAGGACTTCCGTCGCCTCGGCGGGGACGGGACGTATCGCGACTCCGGCATGGTCTGGGACGAGAACGGCAACGCCGCGGCGATGGACGACATCGACTCCCGGGCCTTCTGGCGTGCCGACCTGCTGGAGGCGGCCACTCACCTGGTGGCCGTGATCCGCGAGGTACGGCCGCAGGTCCTGGTGACGTACGACGAGTTCGGCGCCTACGGCCATCCCGACCACATCCAGGCGCACCGCGTCGCGCACTACGCGGCCGCCCTGGCCGCGGTGCCGTCGTACCGGCGCGACCTCGGTGAGGCGTGGGACATCCCCAAGATCTACTGGACCGCCGAGTCGGCGTCCCGGCTGCGCGAGGCCTCCGAGCAGCTGGCGCAGGCCGGTCAGGAGATGCCGTTCCAGTTCGACCTGGACCACCTGCCCCCGATGTTCGCCGAGGACGAGGACCTGAGCGCTGCGATCTCGTCGGCGCCCGAGCACGTGCAGGCCAAGCTCGACGCGATGCGCGCGCACGCCACGCAGATCACCCCCGACGGCCAGTTCTTCGCCATGGGGATGGACCTCGCGGCGATCACCTGGGGCACCGAGTACTACCGGCTGGCCAAGGGAGTCGCGGGTCCGGTGGGCGAGTCCGGGTTCGAGGAGGATCTGTTCGCCGGCTTGGGCTGA
- a CDS encoding GNAT family N-acetyltransferase has translation MDLLGRRVSVRHRDGEGVRDVVGRVLAAGPDGLRIERRDGELAFVPAGTVLAMRVVPDRPRRTRRAASFSAEELTRITSRGWPAVESVPLGDWELRASGGFTGRANSVAVHGDPHTDEPFAAVVDFYTARGLRPLAQLVEGSVWDRRFEDAAWVPVTDQPPGAIVQVADLAAVPAPDPEVVVETHASDAWLRHYGRVSEPATARAVLEGPATVGFLSLDDVAIGRVVVTGEWAGLAAVEVDPAHRRRGLARRIVDTALAWAAAHGADKAYLQTMRDNEPALGLYGAYGFTTHHAYRYLTAP, from the coding sequence GTGGATCTGCTCGGACGACGCGTCTCGGTGCGCCATCGCGACGGCGAGGGCGTACGCGACGTCGTGGGACGCGTGCTCGCCGCGGGGCCCGACGGGCTGCGGATCGAGCGCCGCGACGGCGAGCTCGCCTTCGTGCCGGCGGGCACGGTCCTGGCCATGCGCGTCGTGCCCGACCGACCCCGGCGCACCCGCCGCGCGGCCTCGTTCTCGGCCGAGGAGCTGACCCGCATCACGTCGCGGGGCTGGCCCGCCGTCGAGTCGGTCCCGCTCGGCGACTGGGAGTTGCGGGCGTCGGGCGGGTTCACCGGCCGCGCGAACTCCGTCGCCGTCCACGGCGATCCGCACACCGACGAGCCGTTCGCCGCCGTCGTCGACTTCTACACCGCCCGCGGTCTCCGGCCCCTGGCCCAGCTGGTCGAGGGGTCGGTCTGGGACCGCCGGTTCGAGGACGCCGCCTGGGTCCCCGTCACCGACCAGCCGCCCGGCGCGATCGTGCAGGTGGCCGACCTCGCCGCCGTTCCCGCACCCGACCCCGAGGTCGTGGTCGAGACGCACGCCTCCGACGCCTGGCTGCGGCACTACGGTCGCGTCAGCGAGCCGGCCACGGCACGGGCGGTGCTGGAGGGCCCCGCCACGGTGGGCTTCCTGTCACTCGACGACGTCGCGATCGGCCGGGTCGTCGTCACCGGCGAGTGGGCGGGACTGGCCGCCGTCGAGGTCGACCCGGCGCACCGGCGCCGCGGCCTGGCGCGACGGATCGTCGACACCGCCCTGGCGTGGGCGGCGGCGCACGGCGCCGACAAGGCCTACCTGCAGACCATGCGCGACAACGAGCCGGCCCTCGGGCTCTACGGCGCCTACGGCTTCACGACCCACCACGCGTACCGCTACCTCACGGCACCGTGA
- a CDS encoding flavin reductase family protein — translation MEKSVDQAAFRGALSRFASGVTVVSTAHDGVDHAMTASAFTSVSLIPPLVLVCTNRGSRFHDAVRQSQRWGVSMLSEHGREASAWFAHRGRPLATQFDQIPHHRSPGGLALLDDALAWLECETEAEHDGGDHLILVGRVLWADYHDEADNPLLYYRSHYGSIVRQPESEKTVYRSGR, via the coding sequence GTGGAGAAGTCCGTCGATCAAGCCGCGTTCCGGGGCGCGCTGTCGCGATTCGCCAGCGGAGTGACCGTGGTGTCGACCGCCCATGACGGTGTCGACCATGCCATGACCGCGAGCGCATTCACGTCCGTGTCCCTCATTCCGCCACTCGTCCTGGTGTGCACCAACCGGGGCAGCCGGTTCCACGACGCCGTGCGCCAGTCCCAGCGCTGGGGCGTCTCGATGCTCTCCGAGCACGGCCGTGAGGCGTCGGCGTGGTTCGCCCACCGCGGGCGGCCGCTGGCCACCCAGTTCGACCAGATTCCGCACCACCGCAGTCCCGGTGGCCTGGCGCTGCTGGACGACGCCCTGGCGTGGCTCGAGTGTGAGACCGAGGCCGAGCACGACGGTGGCGACCACCTGATCCTGGTGGGCCGCGTGCTGTGGGCCGACTACCACGACGAGGCCGACAACCCCCTGCTGTACTACCGCTCGCACTACGGTTCGATCGTGCGCCAGCCCGAGTCCGAGAAGACCGTGTATCGGAGCGGCCGGTGA
- the fdxA gene encoding ferredoxin: protein MTYVIAQPCVDIKDRACVDECPVDCIYEGNRMLYIHPDECVDCGACEPVCPVEAIFYEDDTPDEWKDYYDANVHFFDDLGSPGGAAKMGVIDADHPYVKALPPQNQE, encoded by the coding sequence GTGACGTATGTGATCGCCCAGCCGTGTGTCGACATCAAGGACCGTGCCTGTGTGGACGAGTGCCCGGTCGACTGCATCTACGAGGGCAACCGCATGCTCTACATCCACCCCGACGAGTGCGTGGACTGCGGCGCCTGCGAGCCGGTGTGCCCGGTCGAGGCCATCTTCTACGAGGACGACACCCCGGACGAGTGGAAGGACTACTACGACGCGAACGTGCACTTCTTCGACGACCTGGGCTCGCCCGGCGGCGCGGCGAAGATGGGCGTGATCGACGCCGACCACCCGTACGTCAAGGCCCTGCCGCCGCAGAACCAGGAGTGA